One window of the Microplitis demolitor isolate Queensland-Clemson2020A chromosome 10, iyMicDemo2.1a, whole genome shotgun sequence genome contains the following:
- the LOC128668842 gene encoding uncharacterized protein LOC128668842 yields MAAQLKTIFQDLEVQQILIKRFENAGKSSNKNTIENITDGKIYKKLSTENNPLSDSFNFSYTFNTDGCQASKSSKVSTWPIYAIINELPPKLQSKHMIMSSIWVSKKEPNMQLFLKPFVMQANELADKGIEWKLGDRIITSKFVPVCAVVDSVARCKMLNMKQYNGTYGCTFCEHPTESVDGYRKYTISTNIPKDRTDESIKENMNLAGQSEFGRDVMGVWGPSPLMNLKYFDIANGMSPDYMHSILLGTVKQHTEIVLSSFDKEYYIGNPNQLQIINERLMSFKHPTCITRSPRHITEKEMWKATEWRSWLLFYSLICLKGILPEKYLNHLALLVEAMNILLSEKIDKKELRIAGFLLIRYVTFYQEYFGKGAMTYNIHLLLHMEKSVSNLGPLSCHNTFTFENENHFALKMEKSPTHLPIQVARRYIFQKSLPSFESKLIKSNGFKTFCERNLTGRLKNTFKVNECTLIGRGKAYELNIMERALVNTTGKCRSFNKFIYNNNRYTSSNYRLCQKINDSLIILKNGKMGVIKEICYFDTNESDKQIYIFYEELIGRKKYFHSTKQITVHNIEECTPNVNLQVCKPEMIMEPCMLTEVNNQYYIIKIPRGCYND; encoded by the coding sequence ATGGCAGCACAATTGAAGACAATATTTCAAGATTTAGAAGTgcaacaaatattaataaaacgtTTTGAAAATGCTGGAAAAAGTTCGAATAAAAATACCATCGAGAATATTACCGATggaaaaatctataaaaaattatctacagaAAATAATCCTTTATCCgacagttttaatttttcttatacatTTAACACTGATGGTTGTCAAGCATCTAAATCAAGCAAAGTCTCTACTTGGCCAATATACGCAATCATCAATGAATTACCTCCTAAACTTCAATCTAAACACATGATTATGTCTAGCATATGGGTTAGTAAGAAGGAACCAAACATGCAACTTTTTCTTAAACCATTTGTTATGCAAGCGAATGAATTAGCTGATAAAGGTATTGAATGGAAATTAGGAGACAGAATAATTACTAGTAAATTTGTACCAGTGTGTGCTGTTGTTGACTCGGTGGCTAGATGTAAAATGTTAAACATGAAGCAGTATAATGGTACATATGGTTGTACTTTCTGTGAACATCCTACAGAATCTGTTGACGGATATAGAAAATACACCATATCTACGAATATTCCCAAAGATCGAACTGATGAATCAATAAAAGAGAATATGAATCTTGCAGGTCAGAGTGAATTTGGCAGAGATGTTATGGGTGTTTGGGGGCCTTCAccattaatgaatttaaaatactttgacATTGCTAATGGAATGTCACCGGATTATATGCATTCCATTTTATTGGGCACAGTAAAACAGCATACAGAAATTGTATTATCCTCATTCGACAAAGAATACTACATTGGTAATCCAAACCAGctacaaattataaatgagaGACTTATGAGTTTCAAACACCCAACATGTATAACTCGATCACCAAGACACATAACGGAGAAAGAAATGTGGAAAGCAACTGAGTGGCGGTCATGgctacttttttattctttaatttgCTTAAAAGGAATCCTtcctgaaaaatatttaaatcatcttGCTTTACTAGTAGAagcaatgaatattttgttatcTGAAAAGATAGATAAAAAAGAGTTACGAATAGCTGGTTTTTTGCTAATCAGATATGTAACAttttatcaagaatattttgGGAAAGGAGCTATGACATACAACATTCATTTGCTTTTACATATGGAAAAAAGTGTATCAAATCTAGGACCATTATCATGTCATAACACCTTTACTTTTGAAAACGAAAACCACTTTGcattaaaaatggaaaagaGTCCAACCCATCTACCTATTCAGGTTGCTAGAAGGTATATATTCCAGAAGTCACTGCCATCATTTGAaagcaaattaattaaaagcaaTGGTTTTAAAACGTTTTGTGAAAGAAACTTGACTGGGCGgttgaaaaatacttttaaagtAAACGAATGTACTTTGATAGGCAGAGGCAAAGCATATGAATTAAACATTATGGAAAGGGCACTAGTAAATACTACGGGAAAATGTCGATcattcaacaaatttatttataacaataatcgTTATACTTCGAGTAACTACCGCttatgtcaaaaaataaacgattctTTGATAATACTTAAAAATGGAAAGATGGgtgtaataaaagaaatttgcTATTTTGACACAAATGAAAGTgacaaacaaatttatatattttatgaagaaCTAATAGGACGgaagaaatattttcactcAACAAAGCAGATTACAGTTCATAATATTGAAGAATGTACACCTAACGTTAATCTACAAGTGTGCAAGCCAGAGATGATAATGGAGCCATGCATGTTAACAGAAGTAAACAATCaatattacattattaaaattccgcGAGGATGTTAtaatgattaa